Genomic window (Streptomyces cadmiisoli):
AGGCGGCCAGCAGCAGGGTGCGGGCGTAGCCCTCCAGACCGTCGGAGAGGCGGCCGGACCGGCTGGTGTGCTCGCCGGGCAGGTCGTAGAGGGCGAGATCGTCGCCGGCGTACGGCTCCACCGCGGCCAGCAGGGCGTCGGCCGCCGCCTCCCAGTGCGCGCGGGTGTAGCCGGTGTACGGGCTCAGGACGCGGTCGTCCCGGGGCAGATCCATGGCTGGCGGTTCCCTTCCGGCCGGGCCTGGGCCGCCCCGGTTCCGGTCGGGGCGGCCCAGGTGTCCATCCCACCCCTGTCCCGCCCCCGGGCACCAGATGCCGGGCGCAGGTTCCGGACGCGGCTGCGGCGGGTGTCGACTAGCGTCGTCGCATGACCGGCAACGCCCCTGCCGTCGACGGCTCCCCCTCCCTCGCCGACGCCCTCGCCGAAGGGACCGTCGTGCTCGACGGCGGCATGTCCAACCAGCTGGAGTCGGCCGGGTACGACCTGGCGGACGCGCTGTGGTCGGCGCGGCTGCTCGCCGAGCGGCCCGAGGCGGTCGTCGAGGCGCACCTCGCCTACTGCCTCGCGGGCGCGGACGTCGCGACCACCGCCAGCTACCAGGCGACCTTCGAAGGCTTCGCCGGGCGCGGCATCGGGCCCGACCGGGCGGCCGGGCTCCTGCGGCTGAGCGTGGCGGCGGCCCGCGAAGCGACGTCGCGCGCACGGGAGCGGGGCGTGCGGCGTCCGCTGTGGGTGGCCGCCTCGGTCGGGCCGTACGGGGCGATGCTCGCGGACGGTTCGGAGTACCGGGGCCGCTACGGGCTCTCCGTGGCCGAGCTGGAACGCTTCCACCGGCCCCGCGTGGCGGCGCTGGTGGCCGCCGCGCCCGACGTCCTCGCCCTGGAGACGGTCCCGGACACCGACGAGGCGGAGGCGCTGGTGCGGACGGTGCGCGGACTCGGGGTGCCGGCCTGGCTGTCGTACACCGTGGCCGGCGGCCGCACTTGCGCCGGGCAGCCGTTGGAGGAGGCCTTCGCCGTGGCCGCCGACGCGGACGAGGTGATCGCCGTGGGGGTCAACTGCTGCGCCCCCGAGGACGTGGAGCACGCCGTCGCCGTCGCGGCGCGGGTCACCGGAAAGCCGGTGGTGGCCTACCCGAACAGCGGGGAGGCCTGGGACGCCCGGGCGCGGGCCTGGAGCGGTGGCCGCACCTTCGCACCCGCGCAGGTCGAGGGCTGGCGGGCGGCCGGGGCCCGGCTGATCGGCGGCTGCTGCCGGGTGGGACCGGAGACGATCGCCGCCGTCGCGGCGACACTGGCGGCTGGGTGAGCGGCTCGTCCTGCGGACGGCGGGGTGAGCGGGCTCGTCCCGCAGGCGGCGGGGTGAGCGGGCTCATCCCACAAGCCGCAACGTGAACGGGCTCGTACCACAAGCCGCAACGTGAACGGGCTCGTACCACAAGCCGCAACGTGAACGGGCTCGTACCACGGGCGGCGGTCAGTGTCCGCGGACTGCGCCGCGGCGCAGCAGTCGTACGACCGAACGCAGTTCCGCGCCACGGCCGGCGGCACCGTCCTCCGGGACCGGCACGGGCGGTGCGGACGCGCGGGCGGCGGCGTCGGCCGCCCACAGGTCGAACTCCCCGTCGCGCGGGCCGTGCACCGTGCGCGGCTCGCCGTCCCCGAGGATCCGCACCGGGTGCGAGGTGTCCCACGCCTGCCAGCCCGGATCGCCGTCCACGGCGAAGCGCACCCACGCCGAGTGCATCTCCTCGGCCAGTTCCCGCGGCGCGCCCCAGCCGGAGAGTTTGGCCGACTCGGGCACCTCGCCGGTGTCGAAGACGAAGCCGAGTTCCAGCGCGTGGCAGGCGCCGAGGCCGGGCCGCAGCGAGGGCCAGGCGAACTCGTAGACGTACGACGATCCGGGGCGGGCCTCGGCGAGCCGGTGCAGCGGGATGCGCAGCAGGTGGTCGGTGACGAGCTGGCCGACGATCTCGGCGGTGCCGGCCTCGGGGTGCAGGGCGCGGTAGCCGCGCGGCACCTCGTGCCCGCAGCGGCAGCGGGCCATCGCGCCGGCCAGGGCGACCGCGCCGAGCCGGTCGACCCGCTCCAGCAGCCCGCCGGGCACCAGCCACAGCCGGTACTCGTCACGGGTCCAGCCCATGAGCAGTTCGGCGCCCACGGCGGCGTCGCCCTCGACCAGCGCCTGAAGCGGATCGCGCGGGACGAGGTCCCCGTCGACGACGATGCCGAAGGCGGGTCCGCCCAGGATCGGGCTGCTGAGGCGGCCGGCCTCCGCCTGGGCGCGCAGCAGCACCTCGCGGTCGACGGCGGCGAACGCCTCGGCGGTGGCCGGCACCTTCAGCCGGGCCGCCATCCGGCGCACCATCCGCCGCACCTTGTCCCGGTCGGCGGCCTCGGGCGGCCCGCTCTGCAGGACCGCCCGGTGGAACAGGCCCTGTGCCTGCGGGGCGGCGATGAGGGCACCGACGCTGATCGCCCCGGCGGACTGGCCGGCCAGGGTCACCCGGCCCGGGTCGCCGCCGAAGGCCCCGATCGACTCGTGCACCCAGCGCAGCGCGGCGAGCTGGTCGCGCAGGCCGGGGTTGGCGGGCGCGTCCGGGAACAGCCCGTAGCCCTCGACGCCCAGCCGGTAGTTGACGGAGACGAGGACGACGCCGTCGCGGGCGAAGGTGCGTCCGTCGTACACCGGCACACCGGAGGATCCCCTGGTCAGGGCGCCGCCGTGCAGCCAGACGAGGACCGGGAGCCGGGCGGCGGGGCCCGGCTGCGGGGTCCACACGTTCAGGTTGAGGCATCCGTCGCCGGGGACGACCGGGTCGGCGAGGTACTCGGCGAACGCCTCGGAGTACGGCGGTTGCGGCGCCGTCGGCCCGAACGCGCCGGCGTCCCGCGCACCGTCCCACGGGTCGGGCGGAACGGGCGGCCGGAACCGGTGCGGGCCGAACGGGGGCGCGGCGTAGGGGATGCCCCGGAAGACGGCGACCCCGTCTTCGCGCCGGCCGCGGACCGCTCCGTACGGCGTCCGCACCACGGGGCCCGCCGGGTCTTCCGTGCCTGCCGCCGTCATCCGCCCACCAGCCCTTCGCCGCGCTCGTGCACCGTTCAGATCAGAGCACCACATCGCTCGCCCGAATTCCGGTGCCCGAGCCGCTTCGGCGCCTGTTTGGCGTACTCCGGGTGCCGCGGCGGCCGGGTCGAAGTGGTCGTGGCGCCGGACGAGTTCACCGCGCCCGCGGGCCGCCGTCCGAAGAGTCTCCCCGGCCGGGCCGACCCGCGGGCGGGCGCATCCCGCTCTGCCTCACCGCTTCTTGTCGGCCCGCCAGACCGTCATGTCCGCGGTCAGGAAACTGACGCCGCTGTCGGGCAGCGCGGTCGACTTCACCTGGACGACGAGCAGCGCGATCGTTCCGGAGGGGTGCTTCACGCAGATCTCGCTGCCGGCCGCGACGGCGGCCAGCTGAAGCTCGTGCGCCTCGGCTCCGGCGAGCAGCGAACGGCACGATGCGTAGGTGGCCCCCGGCCGCTCGGAGTAGAGCAAGCTGATCACACTGGTGTCGCTCTCCAGCGCGCAGCCGTCGTCGTCGCAGCGGAAGCGGATGTCCCCCTTGCGGTCGTCGCGTTGGCCCGCGTCCTCGATGCCCAGTGAGTTCTCCTCGTCCAGCCACTGGCCCGCGTGCGGCTCGGGCTGCGGGGTCCCGCGTGCCGCCGAGGGGGGCGAGGCGCCCGCCGCCCTGCCCCGGGCGGCGGAGTCGGCGTCGGACGACGACCCGGCTGCCGATCCCGACGACGAGGACGTCGACGACCGGGTGTCCTCGGCGGCGTCGGTGGTCCGGGAGGTGGCCGCGTTCCGTTCGGAGGACCGGCCGGTCAGGTCCGTCACCGTCCAGGCCAGGCCCGTCAGCACCAGCGCGCCCGCCGCCGCGGCGGCCGTGACCATCGCGATCCGCCGTCGGCGGGGGCGCCGCCCGGCCGGTACCGGCCGCTGCGGCCGGGTGGTGAACGCCAGCGTGTGCGCGGAGGCTGGGGCGGCCACCGCCGGGGGCGGCACCGGCACCGGCACCGGCGGCCCCGTGACCTCGGACCAGACTGCCGGGCCCGCGCCGACGTCCTCCCCGAGCCGCTGCCGGCACCACTGGAGGATCTCGGCGAGGGTGGCCCGCTCACCGGGTTCGGCGGCCAGGCACCGGCCGATCAGCGGACGGAGCGGCTCCGGCAGCAGGGACAGGTCGGGCTCCGAGTGCACGATCCGGTAGAGCACGCTGACCGAGGGTCCGTCCCCGTACAGGGGCTCGCCCAGGGCCGCGAACGCCGCCGTCTGGCCGAGCGCGAAGACATCGGTCGCCGCGGTGACCTCGCCGCCGGACGCCTGCTCGGGGGCCATGAACTGGGGGGTGCCGACGGCGGTACCCGTGGCCGTGTGCGCGGTGAGGTCGGCCGCCACCGAGATACCGAAGTCGATCACTCGCGGCCCGTCGGCGGCCAGCAGCACGTTCGACGGCTTGAGATCGCGGTGCACGATGCCCACGTCGTGGATGGCCTGGAGCGCCTCGGCCACCCCCGCCACCAGCGACAGCACCGCCGGCACCGGCAGCGGTCCGCGCCGGGCGACGGCCTCGGCCAGGGACGGTCCGGGCACGTACAGCGTGGCCAGCCAGGGCGGTACGCCGTCCGGGTCGGCGTCGATCAGTTCGGCGGTGTACGCGCCGCGGACCCGCCGGGCCGCCTTGATCTCCCGTCCGAACCGCCGCCGGAAGGCGGGGTCGTCGGCGAGCTCCGGCCGGACCACTTTGATCGCCACGGGACGGCCGCCCTGCGTGTGCGACAGATAGACCCGGCCCATGCCGCCCGCGCCCAGCCGCGCGGCGAGGCGGTAACCGGCCACCACCGGCGGATCGTCCGCCTGCAAGGGCCGGAACACCTCGGTCGCGTCGTGCATCGGTCCTCAGCCCCCAGATCCCCTGAACCCCAGGTCCCCGATCCTCCGATCCGATCCGGGTCGAGCCGGTTCGGACCAGAACCGATCCGGTCCGAAGCGATCCAATCAGTCGATGATCAGACGGCAGCCTAATCGGTGTGCCGGGACCTTTGGCCGGGAGGAGTTCCGCCGCACCGGCTACGCCGAGTCCTCCCGGGCCCACCGTCCGGCGGCCCAGGCGATCCCGCCCCGCAGATGGGCGAGGAAGCCGGGGTCGCGGTACGCCTCACGGGCATGGCCCAGCGCGGTGTAGAACACACGGCCCGCGCCCCGCTCGTGGCACCAGGCCAGCGGATGGTCCGCGCCCATCCCGCCGCCCTCGTAGGAGGACTCGTCGGCCGAGAGCAGGACGCGGACCGAGCCGCGCGGGCTGGTCAGGAAGTCGTACCACTCGTCGGTGAAGTCCCAGACGGCCGGCAGGTGCCGAGTCGCGGGGTGGTCGCGGTCCTCGACGAGCGCCCTGCCCGGCTGGTACGCGGGATGCCGGGCGAACCGGGCGCCGAGCAGTTCGCCGTAGTACGGCCAGCCGTACTCGGTGCAGGCCGCCGCGTGCACGCCGACGAAGCCGCCGCCCGCCTCCACGTAGGCGGCGAGCCGCGCGCGGCCGGGCGGTGTCAGCACCTCGCCGCTGGTGGAGAGGAAGACGACGGCGGCGTATCCGTCGAGCGGGACCTCCAGGGCCGCGGGGTCCTCGGTGTGGTCGACCTCGAACCCGGCGAGGCCGCGTACGGCGGCCACCGCGTCCGGTATGGAGTCGTGCCGGTAGTCGGTGGTGCGGGTGTGGACGAGCAGCCGGGATGCCATGGTGGACGAGCCTAGGCAAATCAGCGGTCGGCACGGAGCCGGATCAGGGCGCCGGCCCGCACCGAGGGGTGCACCACGGGGAATCCGTCCGCGCCGCGCACGCCGACGGACTGCCGGGCCCCCTCCCGGCGCTGTGCCGTTCCACGGGCGGGACGAGCTTGCGTAGCCTCGGTGACGATGAACACGATTCCGGCACACCTCGACCACCTCGTCCTCGCGACGCCCGATCTGGCCGCGACCGTCGCCGACTTCACCCGGCGCACGGGGGTGGAACCGGTACCCGGCGGCACGCACGTGGGTCTCGGCAGCCGCAACCACCTGATCGGTCTGGGCGGCACCGGTTATCTGGAGATCATCGGTCCGGACCCCGACCGGACCGCGCCCGCCGGACCGCGCCCCTTCGGGATCGACACGTTGCCGCGGGCGCGCACGCTGACCTGGGCGATCAGCCCTCCCGACCTGGACGCGGCCGTCGCGGCGGCCCGCGCGCGGGGATACGACCCCGGCCCGCCGCTCCCGATGAGCCGCCGCACGCCCGACGGCACCCTCCTGACCTGGCGCCTGACGGACGGGGCGGCCGCCCACCCCTCCGGTCTCGTCCCCTTCCTCATCGACTGGGGCGACTCGCCGCATCCCACGGCGTCGGACCTGCCCACCACGCCCCTGCTGTCCTTCTCGGCCACGGCTCCCGACCCCGACCGGATCCGCCCCCTGCTGCACGCCCTGGACACCGAACTGCCGCTGTCGCGGGGCCCGGTGGGGCTGGCCTTCACGGTGGACACCCCACGCGGGCCGGTGCGGTTCGGCTGAGTCGACCGTCCACCCCGGCGCGCCCCGCCGGGGCCGCGGCGCCAGGTGTCCGATTCGTTCAAGACTCCGGGCTGCCGGCCGGTCTACGGTCGCCGCATGAGTCCACGATTCGATGCCATCGGCCTGGTCGTCTCCGACATGGCCGCCTCCGTCGCCTTCTACCGCCGTCTCGGCTTCGCGTTCCCGGACGGGTCCGAGGAGCAGCCGCACGCGGAGGCCGAACTCCCCGGCGGGCAGCGACTGCTGTTCGACACCGAGGAGAGCGTGCGGTCCTTCCACCCCGGGTGGCGCCCGCCCACCGGCGGTGGCCGCGCCTCGATCGCGCTGCTCTGCGACGGTCCGGGTGAGGTCGACGCGGTGTACGAGGAGCTGGTGGCCGCCGGCCACCACGGGGAGCTCAAGCCGTGGGACGCCTTCTGGGGCCAGCGGTACGCCGTCCTGCACGACCCGGACGGCAACGGCGTCGACCTGTTCGCGCCCCTGCCGTCAGCGGGTCAGTAGGTCGCCCGGCGTCGTACCCGCCAAGTCCCGTACGTCCCTGGCCAGATGGGCCTGGTCCGCGAACCCGGCGCGGATCGCCGTGTCCGCGAGGGGCACGCCGCTCCGGGCCAGGGCCAGGGCCCGTTGCAGCCGCAGCACACGGGCCAGCGTCTTCGGGCCGTAGCCGAAGGCGGCGAGCGAGCGGCGGTGCAACCGGCGCACGCCGAGGCCGAGTTCGTCGGCGGTGGCGGCGACCGGGCGGCCCCCGTCCAGGGCCGCGACCACATGCCGCAGCACGGGGTCGGGCGGATCGGCCCCGGCTTCGAGACGCAGCGCCGCGTCCTCCAGGCCGCCCGCGGGATCGGCGGCCGCGTTCACCAGCGCGGTGAACCGCCGTACCCGTGCGGCCGGCCACAGGTCGGCGAGTTCGACCCGCCGGTCGCGGACCTCGTGGGCGGGCACGCCGAGCAGTGCGGGCGCGGTCCCCGGGTAGAAGCGGATGCCCGCCCAGGGGCCGTCCGTGCCGGAGGTGACGTGCGCGCGGGTGTCCGGGCCGGCGACGAGCAGTCGTCCCTCGTGCCAGAGCAGGTCCATGCAGCCGTCCGGCAGCACCCGCCCGGCACCGGACCCGGCCGGCGTGCTCCACACCACCGCGCCGTCCACCCGGGCCGCCCGCTCCGTGTACACGTACGCCAGGCTACGCCGGGAGCCCGAGTCCCCGGCCCGCCCGGCGACGGTCCGAGGGCCGAACTAGACCCCGGCCGCCCCGACGGTCGGCGTCGTCCGCCCGGTGCGCGTCCGGTGGTCCTGGGGGCTCACCCCGTACACCCGCTTGAAGGCGTTGGACAGGGCGAAGGCGCTGCCGTAGCCGACCTGGCGGGCGATGGCCTCCAGGGTGTCGTCGGTGTCCCGCAGCCGGTCGGCCGTCAGGGCGAGGCGCCAGCCGGTGAGGTAGGCCATCGGGGGTTCGCCGACCAGTTCGGTGAAGCGGCGGCCCAGCGCGGCCCGGGACACCCCGGCCCGCGCCGCCAGCGAGGCCACGGTCCAGGGGTGGGCGGGGTCGTCCTGGACGAGACGCAGCGCCCGGCCCACGACCGGGTCGGCCAGGGCCCGGTACCAGGCCGGTGCCTCCGCCTCGGGCCGGGCGAACCAGGCGCGCAGCGCTGCGATGACCAGCAGGTCCAGCAGCCGGTCCAGGACGACCTCCTGGCCCGGCTCGTCACGCGCGATCTCCTCCATGAGCAGCGGTGTGAGCGGGCAGCGCCACACCTGTGCGGACAGGGTCAGCAGCGGGGGCAGCGCGTCCAGCAGCCGACCGCTGATCTCGCCCTGCCACAGGTAGGTGCCGATCAGCATCACCGCCGAGCCGTCGGGCCGGTGGCCCCAGGTGCGCACACCGAGGTCCATGGAACCGTTCAGCGCGGTGCCGTCGGGGTAGCGGCATTCCGCGCCCGGCAGGATCAGGGCCTGCGGCGCCGTACCGGGGTCGTCGGCGCAGGTGTAGGGGTCGGGGCCGCGCGCGATCGCGAGGTCGCCGGGCCGCAGCCGCACCGGCTCCCCGCTGTCGGGGACGATCCAGGCGTCGCCGCGCACCGTCAGCATCACCGTCAGCGGCGCCCGGTCCTCCACCCGTACGGCCCACGGCGGGTCGAAGCACGCCCTGATCATGAAGGCGCCCCGCGCGCGGGGACCGTCCAGCAGGCCCGCGAGGGGGTCCCCCGGGGCGCGCGTGTTCGGGCGTGGGCGCGCGTCCATGGCGTCAGAGTAGACGCGCGCGCAGGGGAATGAGCCGTTCAGCGATGGGCTCCCGGCGGCCCGCGGCAGTTCACTTGAGACATGACGCGGAAAACGGACATGACAGTGGTGGTGACCGGCGCGTCCGGTCGTACGGGGAGCCGGGTCGCCTCGGCCGCGCGGGCCGCCGGGCTGACGGTGCGGCCCGCCTCGCGCGCCCAGGGCTTCGACTGGACGGACCGGTCGACATGGGCGCAGACGCTGCGGGACGCGGACGCCGCCTACCTGGTCCACCCCGGGGACGTGGGCTCCCCGGCCGCCACGCTGGCGGTCGGGCTGCTCGCGCACGAGGCGGTCTCCCTCGGCGTACGGCGGCTGGTGCTGCTGTCGGCGCGCGGCGAGGAACACGCCCGGCCGACCGAGGAGGCGCTGCGGGAGTCGGGCGCGGACTGGACGGTGGTGCGGGCCGCGTGGTTCATGCAGAACTTCAGCGAGGGGCCGCTGGTGGACGGGCTGCGCGGCGGTGAGCTGGTGTTTCCCGGTGGTGAGGTGCGTGAGCCGTTCGTCGACGTGCGGGACGTCGCGGACGTGGTGGTGGGCACCTTGCCGGCGGGCGACCGGTACGCGGGGCAGTCCGTCACCGTCTCGGGGCCGCGCCTGCTGTCCTTCGGGGAGGCGGTGGCGGAGATCGCGAAGGCGGCGGGCCGCGAGCTGGCCTACCGGCCGGTTTCGGCGCGGGAGTACGGCGCCCGGCTGGCCGGATTCGGGGTGCCGCCCGAGGAGGTCGAGCTGCTGGTGGACGTCTTCGACACGCTGCTCGACGGACGGAACGCGTATCTCTCGGACGGTGTGCGGCAGGTACTGGGGCGTGAGCCGCGGGACTTCGCGGAGTTCGCCGCCGAGGCCGCGGCGGCGGGCACGTGGCGGGGGTGAACCCGAGCTGCGGAGACGCGCGGCGAGCGTGAACCACCGCGGCGGCGGACGCCCGGCGGGGCGTGAACCACCGCGGCGGCGGGTGCGGGCCCGCCGGTCGTCCGGTGCGGGAGGGGCCCCGGCCCGCGCCCGGCGACGGGCGGGCCGCCCTCACCGGTTCGTGGGCGAGTCCTCCCCGCCGCCCCGCTGCGAGTTCTTCACCTGCGCGCGCAGCCGCGCGGTGAGGTCGTCGGGCGGCAGGAAGCGGGACCAGCGCTCCGGGAACTCGGAGGGCATGTCGGGGTCGTCCGGGTCGGCGGCCTCGCGGGCGGCGGCGGCACGGGCGACGTACTCGGCGACCTGCGCCTGGCGCAGCCGCTCGTTGGCCTCACGGGCGGCGGCCGTGGCGGCGGCCGGCCAGACCCGGTCGATCGCGGCGTTGACGGCGGCCCCGACCAGGACGGCGAACGCGGACACACCGATCCACAGCAGCACCGCGACGGCGGCGGCGAGCGAACCGTAGATCGTCGCCCCCTCCACGGTGTTGGTCAGGTAGATCCGCAGCAGGAAGCTGCCGAGCACCCACATGGCGAGCGCCACCAGGGCGCCCGGGACGTCCTCCACCCAGGGCGAGCGCACCGGTACCGACACGTGGTACAGCGTCGTCAGGAAGGCGATGGACAGGACCATCACCACGGGCCAGTACAGGACCTGCACGACCGTCGTCGACCACGGCAGGATCCGCACGACCGCGTCCGGTCCGGCCACCATCAGCGGCAGCGCGACCGAGCCGATCAGCAGCGCCACCAGGAACAGCAGGAACGCCATCAGCCGGGTCTTGACGATGCCGCGCACGCCGTCCAGGCCGTACATGACGGTGATGGTGTCGATGAAGACGTTCACGGCGCGGGAGCCCGACCACAGGGCGAACAGGAAGCCGATGGAGATGACGTCCGGGCGGCCGCCGTTCATCACGTCGTCCAGGATGGGCTGCGCGATCTGCTTCACGCCCTTGTCGGACAGGACCGTGCGCGACGCCTCCAGGAGGTTGGACTCCAGGCTGGAGATCGTGTCGGTGCCGGTCCAGTCGTCGACGTAGCCGAGCAGGCCGATCAGGCTGAGCAGCAGCGGCGGTACGGACAGCAGGGTGAAGAACGCGGCCTCGGCGGCCAGGCCGAGGATGCGGTACTCGATGCAGGAATTGACGGTGTCCTTGAGCAGCAGCCAGGCGGTCCTGCGTTTGGAGACGTTCCGGTACAGGGCGCGGGCCCGGTGGAGACGGCCGGACGGCTCGAGGGGTTCACTTGCTGACTGCACGACCCAAAGGTATCGGCCGGACGGGGGCGGGTTCATCCTGGTGGGACGGTGACCGGGGCACGGTGGCCGTGAGGTGCTCCCACCCCTACCGCGGGGTAGGTTCGCACTCATGGCGCGCAGCACCCACACCGTGACCAACCAGCCCCCACCGCTCGTCGGATACGACGTCTTCGGCGCCGACCGCGCCCTGGTGGCCGCCGTCGAACGGCATCTCGATCCCGCCGTGCGCGACGAGGCGCTGGGCGAGTTGTCGGCGCTCGGGCGGTCCGCCGGCTCGGCGCAGGTGCAGGAGTGGGCGGTGCAGGCCGACCGGAACCCGCCGACGCTGCGCACCCACGACCGCTACGGCCACCGGATCGACGAGGTCGAGTTCCATCCGGCCTGGCACCGGCTGCTGGGCAAGGGCGTCTCGGCGGGGCTGACCGCGGCCTGGGGCCGGCCCGGCGGGCAGGTGCGGCGGGCCGCCGGGTTCCTGGTGTGGACACAGGTCGACGCGGGCACCTGCTGTCCGCTGTCGATGACCCACGCGGCGGTGCCCGCGCTGCGCACGGATCCGGTGCTGGCCGCGGAGTGGGAGCCGCGGCTGACGTCCATGGTCTACGACCGTGATCTGCGGCCGGCCGAGCAGAAGGCCGGGGCGCTGTTCGGGATGGGCATGACGGAGAAGCAGGGCGGCAGCGACGTGCGGGCCGGCACGACGACGGCGCGGCCGCTGGCCGAGGACGGGACGTACGAGCTGACGGGGCACAAGTGGTTCTGCTCGGCGCCGATGTCGGACGGGTTCCTGGTGCTGGCCCAGGCGGCCGGCCCGTCCGGCGAGGGCGGCCCCACCTGTTTCCTCGTGCCGCGGGTGCTGCCGGACGGCGCGCGCAACGTCTTCCGGCTCCAGCGGCTGAAGGACAAGCTGGGCAACCGGTCCAACGCGTCGAGCGAGGTCGAGTTCGACGGGACCTGGGCCCGGCGGGTCGGTGCGGAAGGACGGGGCGTGCGGACCATCATCGAGATGGTCGCGGCGACCCGGCTCGACTGCGTCCTCGGCTCCGCGGGCCTGATGCGGCAGGCCGTCGCGCAGGCGGTCCACCACTGCGCCCACCGCGCGGCGTTCGGCGGAAAGCTGATCGACAAGCCGCTGATGCGCAATGTTCTGGCCGATCTCGCCCTGGAGTCGGAGGCGGCGACCACCCTCGGGCTGCGACTGGCCGCGGCCTGCGACGACGGGAGCGAGAGCGAGCGCGCGCTGCTGCGGCTGGCGGTGCCGGTGGCCAAGTACTGGGTGACCAAGCGCTGCGCCCCGGTGGCCGTGGAGGCCGCGGAGTGCCTGGGCGGCAACGGTTACGTGGAGGAGTCGGGCCTGCCCCGGCTGGTGCGCGAGTCACCGCTGAACTCGGTCTGGGAGGGTGCGGGCAACGTCCAGGCGCTGGACGTGCTGCGGGCGCTGCACCGCGAGCCGGAGGCGCTGAACGCGTATCTGACGGAGGTCGGCCTCGCGCGCGGCGCCGACCACCGTCTCGACGGGGCGATCAAGGGCATGCTGACCGAACTGGCCGATCTGGGGGGTGCCGAGGCCCGCGCGCGGCGGCTGGCCGAGCGGCTCGCGCTGGTGCTCCAGGGGTCGCTGCTGGTGCGGTTCGCGCCACCGGAGGTGGCCGACGCGTTCTGCGCCTCGCGGCTGGGCGGCGACGGCGGCGCCACCTTCGGGACGCTGCCGCCCACCCTGGACCTGGCGTCCGTGGTGGACCGGGCGCAACCGCTTGCCTGACGCTCCCGGCAGCACCGCTCCCGCGATCCGGTGCGGCGGGGATGTCAGCAGGGGTGGTGCTGCGCCGACACGGCACCACCCCTGCCCTCCTGGCCCGTCCAGGCCATGAACGCCGCACGGGCGACGTCGCTCAAGTTTCAAACACCGGGGGTCCGTTCACCAGGGTTGCAAGGGGTTGCAACTTTCTGGTCTCTGTGACCGGACTGTGCCCCTCCGTCATCGCCGGGCGGCAGTATGGGTCGGGCCATCAGGGTGCGACCGGAAACCGACCCCCGCGGGGGTTGACAGCCGGTCGTACACCAGGTCGAAACCGGGAGGACCTCAGTGATGCGGTCGTCGATCAACGTGACGCAGCTCGCCGCCGTCGACGCGACGCGGGCGGCCCGGGTGCTCAGCGAGGTGCGCGACGCCGCGCTCGCCGCGCAGCGCGCGGACCTCGCGCCCCGGCCGGTCATCGAGGAGTCCTGGGGACGCATGCTGCGCGGCGGGGTCGACCCGGACCACGACTTCAGATCCGGGCTGCTGCCCCCGGAGGAGATCCGCCGCCGTCGCGAGGAAACACCGCTGCGGCATGTGCTGCCGGTGCTCCGGGAGGGGCTCGTGTCGGTCGCGGACGCCGCCCACCACATCATGGTGGTGGCGGACGCCGAGGGCCGGGTGCTGTGGCGCGAGGGGAGTCCGGCGGTGCTGCGCAAGGCGGACGCGCTGGGGTTCCTGCTCGGCGCCGACTGGCGTGAGGAGGTCGTCGGCACCAACGGGGTGGGCACCCCGGCGGTGGCCCGGCGGCCCGTGCAGGTGTTCGCCGCCGAGCACTTCGTGCGCTCGCACGCCG
Coding sequences:
- a CDS encoding AraC family transcriptional regulator; this translates as MDARPRPNTRAPGDPLAGLLDGPRARGAFMIRACFDPPWAVRVEDRAPLTVMLTVRGDAWIVPDSGEPVRLRPGDLAIARGPDPYTCADDPGTAPQALILPGAECRYPDGTALNGSMDLGVRTWGHRPDGSAVMLIGTYLWQGEISGRLLDALPPLLTLSAQVWRCPLTPLLMEEIARDEPGQEVVLDRLLDLLVIAALRAWFARPEAEAPAWYRALADPVVGRALRLVQDDPAHPWTVASLAARAGVSRAALGRRFTELVGEPPMAYLTGWRLALTADRLRDTDDTLEAIARQVGYGSAFALSNAFKRVYGVSPQDHRTRTGRTTPTVGAAGV
- a CDS encoding YihY/virulence factor BrkB family protein, whose protein sequence is MQSASEPLEPSGRLHRARALYRNVSKRRTAWLLLKDTVNSCIEYRILGLAAEAAFFTLLSVPPLLLSLIGLLGYVDDWTGTDTISSLESNLLEASRTVLSDKGVKQIAQPILDDVMNGGRPDVISIGFLFALWSGSRAVNVFIDTITVMYGLDGVRGIVKTRLMAFLLFLVALLIGSVALPLMVAGPDAVVRILPWSTTVVQVLYWPVVMVLSIAFLTTLYHVSVPVRSPWVEDVPGALVALAMWVLGSFLLRIYLTNTVEGATIYGSLAAAVAVLLWIGVSAFAVLVGAAVNAAIDRVWPAAATAAAREANERLRQAQVAEYVARAAAAREAADPDDPDMPSEFPERWSRFLPPDDLTARLRAQVKNSQRGGGEDSPTNR
- a CDS encoding acyl-CoA dehydrogenase family protein, whose amino-acid sequence is MARSTHTVTNQPPPLVGYDVFGADRALVAAVERHLDPAVRDEALGELSALGRSAGSAQVQEWAVQADRNPPTLRTHDRYGHRIDEVEFHPAWHRLLGKGVSAGLTAAWGRPGGQVRRAAGFLVWTQVDAGTCCPLSMTHAAVPALRTDPVLAAEWEPRLTSMVYDRDLRPAEQKAGALFGMGMTEKQGGSDVRAGTTTARPLAEDGTYELTGHKWFCSAPMSDGFLVLAQAAGPSGEGGPTCFLVPRVLPDGARNVFRLQRLKDKLGNRSNASSEVEFDGTWARRVGAEGRGVRTIIEMVAATRLDCVLGSAGLMRQAVAQAVHHCAHRAAFGGKLIDKPLMRNVLADLALESEAATTLGLRLAAACDDGSESERALLRLAVPVAKYWVTKRCAPVAVEAAECLGGNGYVEESGLPRLVRESPLNSVWEGAGNVQALDVLRALHREPEALNAYLTEVGLARGADHRLDGAIKGMLTELADLGGAEARARRLAERLALVLQGSLLVRFAPPEVADAFCASRLGGDGGATFGTLPPTLDLASVVDRAQPLA
- a CDS encoding NAD(P)H-binding protein, whose amino-acid sequence is MTRKTDMTVVVTGASGRTGSRVASAARAAGLTVRPASRAQGFDWTDRSTWAQTLRDADAAYLVHPGDVGSPAATLAVGLLAHEAVSLGVRRLVLLSARGEEHARPTEEALRESGADWTVVRAAWFMQNFSEGPLVDGLRGGELVFPGGEVREPFVDVRDVADVVVGTLPAGDRYAGQSVTVSGPRLLSFGEAVAEIAKAAGRELAYRPVSAREYGARLAGFGVPPEEVELLVDVFDTLLDGRNAYLSDGVRQVLGREPRDFAEFAAEAAAAGTWRG
- a CDS encoding helix-turn-helix transcriptional regulator yields the protein MYTERAARVDGAVVWSTPAGSGAGRVLPDGCMDLLWHEGRLLVAGPDTRAHVTSGTDGPWAGIRFYPGTAPALLGVPAHEVRDRRVELADLWPAARVRRFTALVNAAADPAGGLEDAALRLEAGADPPDPVLRHVVAALDGGRPVAATADELGLGVRRLHRRSLAAFGYGPKTLARVLRLQRALALARSGVPLADTAIRAGFADQAHLARDVRDLAGTTPGDLLTR